gggctcgtccccgcggctcttgggggcgtcagcattgcggtggctgggggatttcctcggggtcgtctctcctctttcctcgggggggggggggggggggtgcagatttcctgtgaaggcccctctcgggcgcactgctttgggggcccctttgggagtccggggttacgggtcccctgactcctgcctctgtgctcggggaaggtgggtcttcggttctccacaatcactatcaagctatttccttctggataattttcacctaaactagttgttttttcttttactctcctactttcccattgcagtgttcatataatttgaaattctccctgcaggaatcacaataaagctatttacacgcacaaatcaagcggagcattatggcgaaagctgtttgctccacttgtgaaagtaaaatctgtcgagctctatttggcattaagatatcaatttttattgccacattgctagacaggacactgggaaaaaaaaaaaaaaaaaagaaactgtcacCTCCGGGATGCTATCTGACAGATTTCAGTCATCTCCTTGTGTCGGTGCTATCTAAGTGGGCCAGGCAGCTCCTGGGTTAAGCTAACCACTCCACTGACACAGTTGACATCttaacagaccccctgatgatgtgcctAAATGGCACAttaccaaagatgatcaaccagacCTGGAACAGTGGAACGCCAGCTCCCAGGCTGTCCGTCTCTTAGAACAGTCATTCCGTCCAATCCAAGCACGTCAGCTTCTGGCCTCCAGAGTCCGTCCATCTGCGATCTGCATGGCAACCGATAGGGCAGCCCAGTTTCTGGGGTCCCATAATctctgttggtgtgccccaaaggcacagcacaatgaaaacagttccaagaaatGGGCCGGACAAACATCAATGGAAATATTTTAGCACCTATCAgcataaataatttataattcagcatttatcACTCAAGACCACTGTCTCAgcatttatctacaatttagggtttaactaattgagctaggcctgttttaggttcctattagcacattattttgtttttacattagactaggtaagctaagACTGTTCAGCAACCAAGGTTGAATCCGTCTACTCTGCCTCCACCCCGaaaaacctcctacttggtcctccactcTTCATTCCATGGAaaaacatccatcactttcatacCTTACAAACCCAAGAGTACCAGAAGTGGGCATCACAGGGCGGGCTGGGCCGTTCCTCACCAGAAAACGGCATCTCGTCTAAGAAATGGTCGAAACTAGCCAATCTGAGCATGAAGACCTTGTATTGAATCTGAAATTTATCATTACCAACTAATTTAAAGATCTGTGATACGCATCAGATCCTGGTTTGCCCTCtatcaaagcaaaaagattgcaagaactgtaggtccTGGTGTGTGGGTCAGAAGCAGgcagtttccatttttcatcATAAAGCCATAATGATTAACATTTTGCAACATTACAGTATAAACGTCATAATACATCCTGGAAGTCAGCGGAATAgaaaagctgagaaaaaaaacagtaacataATGTAAAATGACTCTGTACGTCAAAAACACAAGTAAACAAACCCTTAGGTTATTCAGAGCACGTGGCAGACGTGAATTCAATCGCGCATAGGTGGTATGTTAAGGGTTCTCAGGCAACTGTTCTtttgttgcaaaaagaaaaagagagaaggagaaaaaacattCCCACTTACAATTATTTTGCTCTCAGTTTAAACGACGCACTGTAATCATTCGATTTTGCATTGCTCCTATATTAAAGGAGAAATCTTAAAGTTCAACTTTATCTGCAGCAGTTTTTCTCTATAACTCTGACCCATACAGATTTGAGTTATCTCATTGTTGGTGCTATCTAAGTGGGCCAGGCAGCTCCTGAGTTAAACTGACCGCTCCACTGACACATTTGAAATCTTAACAATTGGGGTGTTCAGGCTTTTGCAGTTGCTGCCCCAAGACTCTGGAACAAGTTACCCCCGGACATTCATTCTGTTACAGATATATTGGTCTTTTTAGGTTCAAACTCAAGACATATCTGTTCAAGCTGCCTTTGTAGCAGTGGTGTGACaatttcattcttttgtttctgtgtaCATTTTTTGATTTTACCGTTTTCTATGTTCACTCTATCTGTTGTATGTTGtgattttactcattttgttaagcacttTGGACACCTGCTGGTTGttgtaaagtgctatataaatacattttgattgattgattgattgatttaccATTTACCTTAGTTGCTAATGTACAGAATAACCATAAAAGCACAGcatgtttaaaggagcaataaatacatttcaccACTAAGTGGCACTTGAACACAGTCTGTAGACCAAAAGAAGATGTGTGACAAGGCACGCCTCACTTTACCaccactccagctgcaacccggCCCCTCGTTTCCCTTATCACGTGTCGCCTTGTTAACCATATTGATaagggataaaaacacagcaaaacttCGATGTTAACCAGAGATTAGTTTAATCTACTGGGGGAGCTCTCTATCATGTTGCTCTTAGACTGCACTGATCTGACAGtggcattttagggcagggaggagCTAAGTGGCAACTGTTCACATGCATATACATGCACGAGTGGCCGGCTaagctatgtaaacaagagattgtAGAACGACATGACATTTTTCCAAACTTTTCATAGTGTTCAAAATCAACTTGTTACGTTGAGCAATGAATCAAAATGTAAGTGAGATGTGATCTAATGGTTTTAGATTTCTAGTGTCTTTAAATGCCAAAACAAAAGATCCCTGATTTTCACTGTACCACTTCCAGTTTCCGCTCATACTcccaaataaatgtaatttaaaaaactctAAACCCCCCTAGTAGAGTGAAAGGAGCGGTACACATAATAAGGtctgattaaatacattttaattatcCTTTAATAATTCTATAAATCCCTTGAAGCACATCCAGACACAAGTGGTTTTCTCAGACTGGTGAGGAAACCACTTGTGTCTTAGAGTTAATTAATGTTTTGTCTGTGTATTATGTCTTCAATTGAGTCTTAAGAAAATTTAAGACGTAACTCAATATTAAATGCTTGTACACATattagaaaacaaaatacagatgtaaaacataaacataCCTCATTGGCTGTGTGTTACCAAAGGAATTAGGTTAGTTTCTTCCCTTCTCTTAGCTTCTCTAAACTTCTTTAACTATAGCCCCAATCCCACCGTCTTGTTTTGGCCATTCATCACTCGGCTCCACCCGCTtgcaagcatgttttttttcagggccagctTGGGTTTCTCAGGCCCTTTTTAAGAGCAGCAATCACTGATACTTAGCTTGCATGAAGCGGCAggggagaggaaaactcccctttaacagtgaggaaaacctccagcagactGAGAGTTAGAGATACATGTATTTCATGCACATAAGTAAAAAGGACAATTCTTATTTACATCTACATGTGACTAAAACAGATAAATATTCACAGTTTACATCTAATTGAGGTTTTCCATCATTTGTTGTTACGTTATTGTAGGAGGCAAATGACATACTATTTCTTTGTATGGGTTTAAACCATAAAGAGTTGATGTGATGGAGGAAAAATGTTGGGAAACACTGTTTCGGAGCTTGTGTTTTCATGAAGCTGGCTGACAAaatttcaaagttttattaatattgGTTTACCATTAGTATCTTCTCTTGTAGTAACACCCATCACTTACTGGATATGTGTTAGATGACATCAACCTCAAATTGATAGATTTGGAGAATGCAGTTGCAAGATGCTTCATCTAGCTTAGTTTCAGAGGTTTTAGTTGTGTAACATTTTATCTTAATGTAACAAATTAAATAGTAGAAGATGTTTCCTAAGgtgtaaattattattttcagttctgttcTTTTTATTCGTTTTGAAAGGGACATTAAAAACTATTCATCTATATGATCCACAGAGACGACTCTTGAGAGCCTTTTGGAAGATCTGGGGTTGAAGGAGCAGTACCAAGAGAAAGAGAAGCTATCACTCAGCAAAATACTTCAGATCGATGGGAAGACAGTGACTGACGACCCTGGCACTTGTAAATCAAATGTCATATTGTATTTTCTTAAGAAATTGATGATGGTTAATGTGACTGCTAGAACTGTTAAATATGTACCATGTGACTCAAAGGATGATAATATTGAAACAAACTGTGATGATGCTTCAGAGAATGCAGATTACAATTTTGAGGATCTTGACAGCCCAAATGATGCGGATGTCTTTAATCCTCTTGATATAATCACTGCTCTCTTTCTGTGCTCTGATGGGTTTGTTCAGCAAGAGTTAGCACTAAAAATGTCCATGTGTCAGTTCTCTGttcctctgctgcttcacaACTGTGATACAAAACAGAGCACCCTCATGCTGTGGGCCATGAGAGACATTGTTAAGAAGTACAGAACTCCAGATCTTTCAGAATCAAAGGGCTTCATAGAGGAAATAATTGTTCTTTCTGAGCTTCCAATGATCTCATTTGTCAGACTGGGTGAGTGCTCCTTGTCCAAATCAGAGATTCTCAACAAACTTCTGACTAACCCTCAGCAGTACTATGACACCTTTGTTCACCACAACATGGAGTGTGGAGACAGTCCAAGAAAAATATCTGATGGACTGACTGAAATTACCTGGTACCTTCCCtgtggaaacaaaaacatggacaTTTTCAGTGAGCCAGTGGCTATAGCTAACCTTAGAGGTGACATTGCTGCACATGAAACACAATTCTCCTTTTTATGTCTGACATCTGCTGCAGTTTTTGTGTTCTTTGATCAGCTGGAGCCTGAGTGTAAACTGCTGACCAACAAAAACCACAACGCACAGATCTTCTTAGTGGGAAACCAACAGAGCAAGCACTTTAATCCAGATGTTCTAAAGAAAATAGCAAACCAGCTGAATTTAAAGAAGAACAACatcattataaaaacaaaaaagaccaaTGATGCAGACTTTGTGAAACGTTTGAGGACAACTGTGAGCAGTGTACTTACCAACCCAGGGTTGAAGATGTCTATAGAGCAGATGACTGACATTGCACATGAACTGGGAATTTCCATTGATGAAGATTTACCAGAGTGCCAGGCAGGGAAGAAATATGCAGATGCCATCACTGCAGGGATTGAAGACAcgtttaaatttaaagaaaaacagtttcctTTGCAAGGCCAGATCTGGAAGGAACTGACTTATTTGGAAAAGGAAGAGGTTCGTCTTCGAAAAGTTGGCTCTGAAGACATAGAAGACTATAAAAGtaatcttaaaatgaaaaaagaagagcAGCGTAGGAAGCAGAACTCCCATGCCATGTCTGATTTCATGACTTGCTTCATTAGTGCAATATCCAGTAAAGAAAGGGGTTATTTTCTGAAATGGATGCGAATGAACCTCGACAACTTGTCTCGAATCAAACTTTCCAGCCTCAGGGAGCTTTACAAGGAAAAATGCAAGGACTCTGGGaacaaaaatgaaatcaaacaaATTGACCAACAACTTTCCAACAGCTCACTGGGAGTTGAGCACTTCTTCCGTGAAATGGGTCAGATCTACGAAGCTTCTCTTTACCTTCCAAAAAGAGACCCTTCACGTCAACAACTGCAACATCTGCCCAAACTCTGTGCTCAGTTGCTGCTGGATGGATTTCCTCTGGAGCTTGTAGATGGAGATGCTTCCAACATACCTCTCAGATGGGTGAGTGACGTTCTCTCTCAGCTCAATGACTTGGTGTCTCTAAAGAACAAGATACTGGTTGTCACAGTACTTGGAGTTCAGAGCACAGGAAAATCCACTCTCCTTAACACCATGTTTGGGGTGCAGTTTGCAGTCAGCAGTGGTCGATGCACTCGAGGAGCCTTCATGCTGCTCATCAAAGTCAGTGAGGACTTCAAAAAAGATCTGAACTGTGACTTTGTGGTGATCATTGACACTGAAGGCTTAAAGTCACCCGAGCTGGCACAGCTGGATAACAGCcatgaacatgacaatgagctGGCAACACTGGTTGTTGGGCTGAGTGACGTCACCATTATCAATATTGCAATGGAGAATTCAACAGAAAtgaaagacatcctgcagaTAGTGGTGCATGCTTTCCTCAGGATGAAGGAGGTCGGCAAAAAGCCTAAATGTCAGTTTGTTCACCAGAACGTTTCTGACGTTTCAGCCCATGAGAAGAACCTACgagacaggaagctgctccTAGAACAGCTGAATGAGATGACCCAGGCAGCAGCTAAAATggaaatgaaaatggaaaacaagAACTTCACTGATGTGATGGAGTACAATCCACATACTGGGAACTGCTACATTCCTGGACTCTGGAATGGAAACCCACCAATGGCACCAGTCAATGTGGGGTACAGTGAGACCGTCTATGAGCTCAAGAAAAACATCATCCAGCTGTTGGGAAAGTGTGAGTCAACTTCTAAAAACCTCTTGGAGTTCAGAGACTGGATAAACAGCCTGTGGACTGcagtaaaacatgaaaacttcatcttcagcttcagaaacaGCCTGGTAGCCGATGCATACATGAGGCTCTGCACAGAGTACAACAAATGGGAGTGGGAgttcaaaaaagaaatgtacaaatGGGTTACCAGTGCAGAGACAAGAATTTCTAATTTTGGGACTGTTgctgcaaaaactgaaatatcagACCTGAGAGAATACATCACTGAGTTGAAAAGTGAAGCAACTACAGAGCTGACCAAGTGGGAGACTATGATGCTTGACAATCTGAAGAAATACTTTGAGCAGCCAGAAGGTCATGTTTATCTGGTTGAAGAATACAGAGAGGATTTCTCAAACAGCATAAAGAGTCTGAGACGACAAACTGAAAGATCAGTGTTTGACCAGATCACAACAGCAGCTGACATCAAACAGGGACTGGAAGAACTCGACAAAATCAGAGACACTTATACGGAGGAAATTGAAAAAGCAGTTTGTGCTTTGATTAATAAATGTCGTAAGAAACAAGTAAAAATGACAGACGGAGAGCTTGATGAAAGTTTTAATAAGATGTGGGCTGAAACACTGAACACCCTGTCTTTCTCTGCACAGCAGACTTCAAATATCTTCACCAGTGTTTCTCTTCAATTGCGAACAAATCTTTCACCCAAGGGGAGCCATGCATGTAAACTGCTGAGTAAAAAAAGCCTCCAAGATTGTGGACTGGAGCCTTTTCAGTACACACccaaaggaaagaaagaaaaattcaAACACAAAGTATCAGGATGGCTTTCCTGGACAGGTCTTgtaaaggcaaaacaagaaacttCTGAAAGCATCATATCTGCTTGTAATGATTGTGTCAGTGATAAAATCATGAGAAAAACTAACTATCATGATACTTACATCCAGGAGATCCTTCACATCATTGATGAGATGCTGAACGATACTGATGTTTACAAAGACATTGAGTTTGAAGTGTCTCTGAAACAGCACATCTGTGGCTCTGCAGCCAGGAAGTTTCAGAAAATGCATGAAgattttttagaaaaacatgATCCTTACAGACgtctgcagaaaaacaaagacaaattttGTGCAGATTTCAAAGATGTGTTCAATGAGCGAGACCAATGCCAGAAGAAAGCTGAAGAATTCACCAACCAGTGTCTGAAACCTGCTGTGGAGGACTTTGTCTATCGTTCTCTTGGTCTTGAGATTGTTGATAAAATGCTGACAAGAGAGGAGTTCAGCACACGGATGTCCTTCCAGTATTATATTTTACTGGATCTGATTTCAAAGAGTGATTTCAAAAGCTTTCGGAGATATATTTGTTCATATGAACGTTATGTAAAATCGTGGATAACTGATAGAATTAGGGAGATTTTCTCCTCTGAGTCAGCATTATGTGAGTTTGAGGATAGACATCTTCAGTCCTGCATTGACCGCATAAATGCTGCCATTAAAATGGCAAAAGCAGAAAAGACTGACAGTCTGAAGACATTTGCAGAAAATATCTGTAAAGAACTTGGTGATAAACTGGTCATTTCTCAGGATGCTCTTGATTCCTTCATGGTTCTAAACAAAGCTGATCAGGACCAGTTTGCTTACTGTCTCAATGAGTGTTTAGGAGAAATGACAGAAGCTCTTAGAGACAAGTTTAAAGACATTACATTTGACATTAAAGTGACATATCTGAATGTAAAACCACAGGATGAGCTTTTCAACAGAGTTATTGGTTGTGGTGAACAGTGTCCGTTCTGCAAAATACCATGTGATGCAGGTGGAGAAGCCCACACTGAACACTTTGCTTCCCTGCATCGACCAAAGGGTTTAAGTAGGGTCACGTGGGGTGACTCAAATAAACTCACTACTGACCTCTGCTCTTCTGCTGTTATCAGTGACACAAGTTTTAGATGCGATGCCACAAACAGTGAATGGCATCCTTACAAAGATTATAGGACAATTTATCCACAATGGGATATTCGTCCAGATGTGAGCCTCGAGGCGTCAGATTATTGGAAATACGTGATGAACAAGCACAACGAGGAATTTGCTGAAGCATATATTACAGAGCCTGCTGACATTCCTGCTTGTTGGGAGAGTATCACAGAAGAACAGGCAAAGGAAAGTCTCAAGAAGTCATTCCACATCAAGTGAAATCATAAATCATGTCTagctgaaagaaaacaaaacaaaagaacgtggttctttcatgtattttaaaaaaaatcttttttctcCTTAAAAGTCCACCTAATTTATTAGTAGCGTTTATCTCTTtcactaaagacaaaataaactgCTAAAGCCTTTTTTGGTATAGGTCCTTAATTTATAAgtaattatttagatttttagccttttaacatTCTATTCTTTGATAAACTTTTGTCAACAAATTATCTCTTCACTAAACATTTATACTCTTGTTGAAAAAGTCTGAATGTGCTTCTAAATTGGATAGATAATTAAAGTTCGGGTAAATATTTGGAGTGTTCCATTATAAACTATTTGTTCAAGTTAACGACTCGTAATCGCCTCCAGCGTTACGTTGTCATTCAACAGGGTTGATTGCTTCACAGTCACCAGCTCATGCACTTCGCCAAATTTCCTTAGCGGAAACTTAGCGAAgtgcaaacattttaccaaatgAAATACTAAATCTGTCTTAATGTTGTTGAAttgattatatatttctatatataaaCTTGATCTGCTTTTTAATCTAAGGTCCTCTGGgtatgacatttgttgtgaatcagTCATCAatgaaaattagtttgatgttaAATTCTTTGTATCTTAGTTATAGTTGTTTATAAAGTATGGGTGTAGTTATGATATGAAAAAACATATTCctttacatatttcttttttgattGGTAGATTTATTGTCAAACACTCTTTCTGTCATTGCCAGATATTGTTTATGTATGTTTGAACTAAAAACTATGTTATTCTTAGTGGAAAGCTGCACACATCCAGTTAAAGATGAGGCTTCCCTTGTCTTTCTGTTATTTACTAAGTTCTCAGATTAGTCCACCTTACAGTTCCTTTGTGtatggttctacaaagtacacatataaataaaaatcaattaggaTATTGGTCACAAAGTCCGGGCAAATTATTAATCAAACCTTTGTCATTAACTtagaaatgcttaaaaaaaaaaagaaaaaaaaagaaaaagaaatgcttcGAAACATAATACATTGCAAACCACATCCGGGACAGCAAGATAACTTCATTATGTTAAATAAGGAAGATATTAAACATCTGCATAAACAATAGACAACTCTATATAAACATATAACTTTAATGCACAGACAGGAAGACGTATAGTCTTTGTCACACACATTGCATGAAAATATTATTGTATTTGTATCATCATCCTGTAACAATATTAAAGATTTTGGATTTACCTCTGTCAAGTTTTGGGTCTTATGTTTTGAGTTTTTCCACTGTCTTGATATTTATCTCCTGTATTCATTTGAGTTTGGTTTATTTCCTATTAGTTTAAAGCAGGCTTAGACTATGAAAAAtatttcccaagctttgaacatctcacggagtactgttcaatccatcatccgaAAATGGAAATAGTAGGGCAtaactgtaaacctaccaagacaaggcCGTCCACCTAAGCTTACAGGCCCAAcaaggagagcactgatcag
The DNA window shown above is from Fundulus heteroclitus isolate FHET01 chromosome 14, MU-UCD_Fhet_4.1, whole genome shotgun sequence and carries:
- the LOC110367991 gene encoding up-regulator of cell proliferation; amino-acid sequence: MADWKLAKTTLESLLEDLGLKEQYQEKEKLSLSKILQIDGKTVTDDPGTCKSNVILYFLKKLMMVNVTARTVKYVPCDSKDDNIETNCDDASENADYNFEDLDSPNDADVFNPLDIITALFLCSDGFVQQELALKMSMCQFSVPLLLHNCDTKQSTLMLWAMRDIVKKYRTPDLSESKGFIEEIIVLSELPMISFVRLGECSLSKSEILNKLLTNPQQYYDTFVHHNMECGDSPRKISDGLTEITWYLPCGNKNMDIFSEPVAIANLRGDIAAHETQFSFLCLTSAAVFVFFDQLEPECKLLTNKNHNAQIFLVGNQQSKHFNPDVLKKIANQLNLKKNNIIIKTKKTNDADFVKRLRTTVSSVLTNPGLKMSIEQMTDIAHELGISIDEDLPECQAGKKYADAITAGIEDTFKFKEKQFPLQGQIWKELTYLEKEEVRLRKVGSEDIEDYKSNLKMKKEEQRRKQNSHAMSDFMTCFISAISSKERGYFLKWMRMNLDNLSRIKLSSLRELYKEKCKDSGNKNEIKQIDQQLSNSSLGVEHFFREMGQIYEASLYLPKRDPSRQQLQHLPKLCAQLLLDGFPLELVDGDASNIPLRWVSDVLSQLNDLVSLKNKILVVTVLGVQSTGKSTLLNTMFGVQFAVSSGRCTRGAFMLLIKVSEDFKKDLNCDFVVIIDTEGLKSPELAQLDNSHEHDNELATLVVGLSDVTIINIAMENSTEMKDILQIVVHAFLRMKEVGKKPKCQFVHQNVSDVSAHEKNLRDRKLLLEQLNEMTQAAAKMEMKMENKNFTDVMEYNPHTGNCYIPGLWNGNPPMAPVNVGYSETVYELKKNIIQLLGKCESTSKNLLEFRDWINSLWTAVKHENFIFSFRNSLVADAYMRLCTEYNKWEWEFKKEMYKWVTSAETRISNFGTVAAKTEISDLREYITELKSEATTELTKWETMMLDNLKKYFEQPEGHVYLVEEYREDFSNSIKSLRRQTERSVFDQITTAADIKQGLEELDKIRDTYTEEIEKAVCALINKCRKKQVKMTDGELDESFNKMWAETLNTLSFSAQQTSNIFTSVSLQLRTNLSPKGSHACKLLSKKSLQDCGLEPFQYTPKGKKEKFKHKVSGWLSWTGLVKAKQETSESIISACNDCVSDKIMRKTNYHDTYIQEILHIIDEMLNDTDVYKDIEFEVSLKQHICGSAARKFQKMHEDFLEKHDPYRRLQKNKDKFCADFKDVFNERDQCQKKAEEFTNQCLKPAVEDFVYRSLGLEIVDKMLTREEFSTRMSFQYYILLDLISKSDFKSFRRYICSYERYVKSWITDRIREIFSSESALCEFEDRHLQSCIDRINAAIKMAKAEKTDSLKTFAENICKELGDKLVISQDALDSFMVLNKADQDQFAYCLNECLGEMTEALRDKFKDITFDIKVTYLNVKPQDELFNRVIGCGEQCPFCKIPCDAGGEAHTEHFASLHRPKGLSRVTWGDSNKLTTDLCSSAVISDTSFRCDATNSEWHPYKDYRTIYPQWDIRPDVSLEASDYWKYVMNKHNEEFAEAYITEPADIPACWESITEEQAKESLKKSFHIK